One window of the Procambarus clarkii isolate CNS0578487 chromosome 89, FALCON_Pclarkii_2.0, whole genome shotgun sequence genome contains the following:
- the LOC123773421 gene encoding LOW QUALITY PROTEIN: hemocyanin subunit-like (The sequence of the model RefSeq protein was modified relative to this genomic sequence to represent the inferred CDS: deleted 2 bases in 2 codons), with the protein MNFTALIQHDVNYLLWKVYEDVHDERLKQLGETFDPEADTSHYSDDGAAAHKLVKELKDGRLLEQKHWFSLFNTRQREEALWLYDVLEHSKDWKTFVGNAAYFRRHVNEGEFVYALYAAVIHSPLTQDVVLPPLYEVTPHLFTNSEIILQAYRAKMTQTPGKFKSTYSGSKRNPEQRVAYFGEDIGLNTHHVTWHLEFPFWWDDAHEGHHLDRKGENFFWVHHQLTVRFDAERLSNYLSPVEELHWEKTIKEGFAPHTTYKYGGYFPSRPDNVEYQDVEGVAHVRDMLILENRIRDAIAHGFVTAKDGSTIDINNSHGIDVLGDVIESSTYSPNVAYYGSLHNTAHVMLGRQGDPQGKYDLPPGVLEHFETATRDPSFFRLHKYMDNIFREHKDSLTPYTHDELEFSGVSVDAFAIDGKFETYFEDFEYSLVNAVDDTPEIEDVEISTTVSRLNHRDFSFKIDINNNHEEEVLATVRIFAWPHRDNNGIVFPFNEGRWRAIELDRFWTKLSAGVNHIVRKSKDSSVTVPDVPSFQTLIQKADEALASHGKLDLHQYESALGLPNRFLLPKGNSNGMEFDLVVAVTDGKADAAVDDLHTNTKFNHYGYRGVYPDKRPHGYPLDRRVDDERIFQSLSNFKQILVKVVNH; encoded by the exons ATGAATTTTACAGCGCTGATACAGCACGACGTAAATTATCTTCTGTGGAAGGTTTATGAAGACGTTCATGATGAAAGACTGAAGCAGCTCGGGGAGACCTTCGATCCTGAGGCGGACACATCTCACTATAGTGACGATGGCGCCGCTGCCCACAAGCTGGTGAAGGAACTGAAGGACGGGAGACTTCTGGAGCAGAAACACTGGTTCTCCCTCTTCAATACTCGACAACGTGAAGAAGCCCTTTGGCTCTATGATGTCCTGGAACACAGCAAGGACTGGAAGACTTTCGTCGGCAATGCTGCTTATTTTAGACGTCACGTTAATGAAGGAGAGTTTGTGTATGCTTTGTATGCAGCAGTGATCCACTCTCCACTCACTCAAGACGTTGTGCTTCCACCACTTTACGAGGTCACCCCACACTTGTTCACTAACAGTGAAATTATCCTGCAAGCGTACCGTGCCAAGATGACCCAGACACCAGGTAAATTCAAGTCAACATATTCTGGCAGCAAAAGGAACCCAGAGCAGCGTGTGGCCTACTTTGGTGAAGACATtggcctgaacacccaccacgtcACTTGGCATTTGGAGTTCCCATTCTGGTGGGATGATGCTCATGAAGGTCACCATCTGGACCGCAAAGGTGAGAATTTCTTCTGGGTACATCACCAGCTTACAGTCCGCTTCGACGCAGAACGTCTTTCCAACTACTTAAGTCCCGTGGAAGAGCTTCATTGGGAAAAAACCATCAAGGAAGGATTTGCTCCTCATACAACATACAAGTATGGTGGCTACTTCCCCTCTCGTCCAGATAATGTGGAATATCAGGATGTGGAGGGCGTTGCTCATGTTCGCGACATGCTCATACTTGAGAACCGTATTCGTGACGCCATTGCCCATGGCTTTGTTACTGCCAAAGATGGTTCCACCATCGATATCAATAACTCGCATGGCATTGACGTTCTGGGTGATGTTATCGAGTCTTCTACCTACAGTCCTAACGTTGCGTACTACGGCTCCCTCCACAACACA GCTCACGTTATGCTTGGTCGCCAGGGAGACCCTCAAGGAAAGTACGACCTTCCCCCAGGTGTCCTGGAACACTTTGAAACTGCCACCCGCGACCCCAGCTTCTTCAGACTACATAAATATATGGATAATATATTCAGGGAACATAAGGACAGCCTTACGCCATACACTCATGATGAGTTGGAGTTCAGCGGTGTGTCTGTTGACGCTTTTGCAATTGAC GGAAAATTTGAAACTTACTTTGAAGATTTTGAATACAGCCTCGTCAATGCTGTGGATGACACCCCCGAAATTGAAGACGTCGAAATATCAACAACTGTGTCACGTCTGAACCACAGGGACTTCTCCTTCAAAATTGATATCAACAATAATCATGAAGAAGAAGTGTTAGCAACAGTGCGCATCTTCGCCTGGCCCCACCGTGACAACAATGGTATTGTCTTCCCATTCAACGAGGGACGCTGGAGAGCCATCGAGCTGGACAGGTTCTGGACCAAAC TGAGTGCTGGAGTGAACCACATCGTGCGCAAGTCTAAGGACTCGTCAGTGACTGTCCCCGACGTGCCCAGTTTCCAGACCCTGATACAGAAGGCTGACGAGGCGCTCGCCTCACACGGCAAGCTCGACCTTCATCAGTATGAGAGTGCCCTTGGACTGCCCAACAGGTTCCTACTGCCTAAGGGTAACTCCAATGGTATGGAGTTCGACCTGGTGGTGGCTGTGACCGACGGCAAGGCTGACGCTGCTGTAGATGATCTACACACAAACACCAAATTCAACCACTATGGCTACCGAGGAGTGTATCCCGACAAGCGACCACACGGCTACCCCCTGGACCGTCGTGTTGACGATGAACGCATCTTCCAAAGTCTTTCTAACTTCAAACAAATCCTCGTCAAGGTCGTCAACCACTAA